A DNA window from Aspergillus nidulans FGSC A4 chromosome I contains the following coding sequences:
- a CDS encoding lysozyme (transcript_id=CADANIAT00006497) produces MKGISLLALPGLAYAAVQGFDISNWQPTVDYKGAYASGARFVMIKATEGTSFIDPLFNTHYPGATSAGLIRGGYHFAHPDSSSGSAQAKYFLAHGGGWSGDGITLPGMLDLEAGCYGLSATAMVSWISDFGETYKSATGRYPMIYTTTSWWQECTGNNDGFGEYPLVLARWASTPGTLPASWDYYSFWQNSDSYAYGGDSQLWNGSEERLRIFASG; encoded by the exons ATGAAAGGcatctccctcctcgccctccccgGCCTCGCCTACGCCGCCGTGCAAGGTTTCGACATCTCCAACTGGCAGCCAACCGTTGACTACAAGGGTGCCTATGCCTCTGGAGCACGGTTCGTCATGATCAAG GCCACCGAAGGAACAAGCTTCATCGACCCCCTTTTCAACACCCACTACCCTGGCGCGACCTCAGCTGGCCTAATCCGCGGCGGGTACCACTTCGCGCACCCTGACTCCAGTTCCGGATCCGCGCAGGCCAAATATTTCCTGGCGCATGGGGGCGGGTGGTCGGGCGATGGAATCACACTACCCGGCATGCTGGATCTTGAGGCCGGATGTTACGGGCTCTCTGCTACGGCTATGGTCTCCTGGATCAGCGATTTCGGCGAAACGTACAAGTCTGCGACTGGTCGGTACCCCATGATCTATACGACGACAAGTTGGTGGCAGGAGTGCACGGGGAATAACGACGGCTTCGGCGAGTATCCGCTTGTTTTGGCGCGATGGGCAAGCACACCTGGCACCTTGCCTGCAAGCTGGGACTATTATTCCTTCTGGCAGAACAGCGACTCTTACGCCTACGGTGGGGATTCGCAGCTCTGGAATGGGAGtgaagagagattgaggatcTTCGCGTCTGGATAG
- a CDS encoding uncharacterized protein (transcript_id=CADANIAT00006498), which translates to MNKLHDTNFLAYHTPRSWTEGASEKAQIPDILHVLTRERSITGTRGELTIFFEGYSTRFTVGYTVLQIRT; encoded by the exons ATGAACAAACTGCATGACACCAACTTCCTTGCTTATCATACACCTAGATCATGGACGGAAGGGGCCAGCGAGAAGGCGCAGATTCCTGACATATTGCATGTCCTGACCAGAGAG AGAAGTATAACAGGCACTAGAGGAGAGCTCACTATCTTCTTTGAGGGCTATTCCACGAGGTTCACTGTCGGCTACACTGTTCTCCAAATACGAACTTAG